One Miscanthus floridulus cultivar M001 chromosome 11, ASM1932011v1, whole genome shotgun sequence DNA window includes the following coding sequences:
- the LOC136494964 gene encoding fibrillin protein 5 homolog isoform X1 yields MAATVLFAPAQCHRATTTTSRRGAPSQCALLLPPRHRRRARGSVRAVPPEQSSLPQAPAAAVYGTAGDVKAALYGALDGANRGIFGMTSAKRSEIHGLVELLESRNPTPEPTAKLQDKVDGCWKLIYSTISILGKKRTKLGLRDFISLDDFLQIIDVKKEKAVNVIEFSARALKIFSGKLTIEASYTVASQTRVDIKLQSSTITPEQLMNIFQKNYDMLLDIFNPEGWLEITYVDESVRIGRDDKENIFVLERADPSEV; encoded by the exons ATGGCAGCCACCGTTCTCTTCGCTCCGGCGCAGTGCCACCGCGCTACCACGACGACGAGCCGGCGGGGCGCCCCCTCGCAATGCGCACTACTGCTCCCCCCTCGGCACCGGCGCCGGGCCCGGGGATCGGTGAGGGCCGTGCCTCCCGAGCAGAGCAGCTTGCCTCAGGCGCCAGCGGCGGCTGTCTACGGGACTGCTGGCGACGTCAAGGCGGCGCTGTACGGAGCGCTGGACGGCGCCAACCGAGGGATATTCGGGATGACGTCCGCCAAACGGTCGGAGATCCATGGCCTGGTGGAGCTGCTCGAGTCCAGGAACCCCACGCCGGAGCCCACCGCCAAGCTGCAGGACAAG GTAGATGGATGCTGGAAGCTCATCTACAGTACGATCTCAATACTGGGGAAGAAGAGAACCAAGCTAGGACTGCGAGATTTCATCAGCCTGGATGACTTCCTCCAGATAATCGACGTCAAAAAA GAAAAGGCGGTAAATGTGATAGAGTTCAGCGCGAGAGCATTGAAGATATTTTCGGGGAAGCTCACCATCGAAGCTTCGTACACTGTTGCTAGCCAAACA AGAGTGGATATCAAGCTTCAGAGTTCAACTATCACCCCTGAGCAG CTGATGAACATATTTCAGAAGAACTACGACATGCTCCTGGACATATTCAATCCAGAGGGCTGGCTGGAGATAAC ATATGTTGATGAATCTGTACGGATTGGAAGAGATGACAAAGAAAACATATTTGTGCTCGAGAGAGCAGACCCATCAGAAGTTTAA
- the LOC136494963 gene encoding exocyst complex component SEC5B-like, translated as MASDSDVDEDELLQMALQEQAARDLSHQRPPAANKPVVNLVRPPAPNARGGNARAGRAAAKARQPSRGGDEDDDSEVELLSISSGDEDDNPRARGPPPPRGGGGGRAGARRAASRDDGDFDDEEPRSWKRVDEAELARRVREMREAKVAPNIQELDQKAAAAAAAARKVLTTVQTLPKGVEVLDPLGLGVMDNKSLRLITDASVSSPISREKSQGLDPSMRDKVIYSSPNFDSKVFLSWVHKDTSAADLEAGALTLKTDLKGRTQQKKQLVKENFDCFVSCKTTIDDIESKLRQIEEDPEGAGTAHLYSVTQNISGVANRAFEPLFERQAQAEKIRSVQGMLQRFRTLFNLPSAIRGNIRKGEYDLAVREYQKAKSIVLPSHVGILKRVLEEVEKVMQEFRGMLYKSMEDPHLDLVELENIVRLLLELEPETDPVWHYLNIQNSRIHGLFDKCTQDHESRMEVLQNKIREKVLSDSKWRQLQQDSNKSLEVDSAIGDSPRADQLSTNFMVEEADSLRATYIRRLTSVLIQHVPAFWRLALSVFSGKFAKAASGNVVSDSDMNAKPAANKNDDKGGEVKYTNHTLDEVASMVRATISAFDTKVQSTFRDFEECNILCPYMSDTIKEIAKACQTLEGKDSSPTAVKMLRTLHFEMTKLYILRLCSWMRATTKVISKDETWVTLSTLERNKSPYAISCMPLEFRDITISAMDRIDTMILNLMSETAKSYDISQPLQEINESVRLAFLNSFLDFAGYLERFGGELTENRPNKENNYVQNGYINGTRETSANTDGDLHKKLLVVLSNIGYCKAELSEELYTKYRHIWSPVRNNDERSSDMRDLMTSFSALEEKVLDQYTFAKSNLIRSAAQSYLLDSGIYWGAAPMVKGIRDATLDLLHILVAVHAEVYSGARPLLEKTMKILVEGLVDIFLSVFHENKTKDIRLLDANGFCQLMLELEYFESVLQTYFSPEAQQAMKSLQENLLEKACESVAEAMENPGHQRRPTRGSEDAASDDRQPSVSPDDLLVLAQQYSSDLLQGELERTRLNIACFMESTLQSTAAPAGSKPAAYSSYQAQVPQHAPVQTSSPSFRRQQTGTSSPVVSRRRR; from the exons ATGGCGAGCGACAGCGACGTCGACGAGGACGAGCTCCTCCAGATGGCGCTGCAGGAGCAGGCGGCGCGGGACCTCAGCCACCAGCGCCCGCCCGCCGCCAACAAGCCCGTCGTCAACCTCGTCCGCCCACCCGCCCCCAACGCCCGCGGCGGCAACGCCAGGGCCGGGCGCGCCGCAGCGAAGGCGCGCCAGCCCAGCCGCGGcggcgacgaggacgacgactcGGAGGTCGAGCTGCTCTCCATCTCCTCCGGCGACGAGGACGACAACCCCCGCGCCCGTGGCCCGCCGCCGCCCCGCGGGGGCGGGGGTGGGCGCGCCGGGGCGCGGAGGGCCGCGTCACGGGACGACGGGGACTTCGACGATGAGGAGCCCAGGAGCTGGAAGCGCGTTGACGAGGCAGAG CTTGCTCGCAGGGTTCGAGAAATGCGTGAAGCAAAGGTGGCTCCTAACATTCAAGAGCTTGATCagaaagcagcagcagcagcagctgctgctcgaAAGGTCCTCACGACTGTACAGACTTTACCAAAAGGAGTTGAGGTTTTGGATCCATTGGGCCTTGG TGTCATGGATAATAAATCCCTGCGATTGATCACTGATGCTTCAGTAAGTTCTCCAATTTCAAGGGAGAAGTCTCAAGGTTTGGACCCCAGTATGCGAG ACAAAGTTATCTATTCGTCTCCAAATTTTGATTCCAAAGTTTTCCTTTCGTGGGTCCACAAAGACACAAGCGCTGCTGACTTAGAGGCTGGTGCTCTCACCTTGAAAACTGATCTCAAAGGGAGAACACAGCAGAAAAAACAGTTAGTCAAGGAGAACTTTGATTGTTTTGTCTCGTGCAAAACTACGATAGATG ACATTGAGTCGAAATTGAGACAGATAGAGGAAGATCCTGAAGGTGCAGGTACTGCTCACTTGTATTCAGTGACACAAAACATTAGTGGTGTGGCAAATCGTGCATTTGAGCCTCTATTTGAGAGGCAG GCCCAAGCTGAAAAGATTAGATCTGTTCAGGGAATGCTTCAAAGATTCCGGACACTATTTAACCTGCCAAGTGCAATCCGCGGGAACATTAGAAAAGGAGAATACGATCTTGCTGTCAGAGAGTACCAAAAAGCAAAGTCAATTGTTCTTCCTTCCCAT GTGGGGATACTAAAACGTGTACTCGAAGAGGTCGAAAAGGTGATGCAAGAATTCAGGGGCATGCTTTATAAGTCCATGGAGGATCCTCATCTTGACCTTGTAGAG CTTGAGAACATTGTTCGTCTACTGTTGGAGTTGGAACCTGAAACAGATCCAGTGTGGCATTATCTAAATATTCAG AATAGCAGGATTCATGGATTGTTTGACAAGTGTACTCAAGACCATGAATCGAGAATGGaagttttgcaaaataaaattCGTGAAAAAGTGCTCTCCGATTCAAAGTGGAGGCAGCTGCAACAAGATTCAAATAAATCT CTGGAAGTTGATTCTGCCATTGGTGATTCTCCTCGAGCTGATCAGTTGTCAACAAACTTTATGGTTGAGGAAGCTGATAGTTTAAGGGCCACCTACATTCGTAGGCTAACTTCTGTACTTATCCAGCATGTTCCAGCTTTCTGGAGATTAGCTTTATCTGTTTTCAGTGGAAAATTTGCCAAG GCAGCTTCTGGTAATGTAGTTTCTGATTCTGACATGAATGCAAAGCCGGCTGCAAATAAGAACGATGACAAAGGTGGAGAAGTAAAGTACACAAACCACACTCTCGATGAAGTTGCTAGTATGGTTCGGGCTACTATATCGGCTTTTGACACTAAG GTTCAGAGTACCTTCCGTGATTTCGAGGAATGCAACATTCTTTGTCCATACATGAGTGACACTATAAAAGAAATAGCTAAGGCCTGTCAGACTCTTGAAGGGAAGGATTCGTCTCCAACTGCTG TAAAAATGTTGCGCACCCTTCATTTTGAAATGACAAAGCTTTACATTCTACGGCTTTGTTCATGGATGCGGGCAACAACTAAGGTGATATCAAAAGATGAGACTTGGGTTACTTTATCCACCCTTGAGAGAAACAAGTCTCCATATGCAATTTCATGCATGCCCCTGGAGTTCCGTGACATAACAATTTCAGCAATGGACCGGATTGATAC TATGATTCTTAATCTGATGAGCGAGACTGCAAAGTCATATGACATTTCTCAACCACTTCAGGAAATTAATGAGTCTGTCAGACTTGCATTTTTGAATTCCTTTCTGGATTTTGCTG GTTATCTGGAGAGGTTTGGAGGCGAACTAACTGAGAACAGACCAAATAAAGAAAACAATTATGTCCAAAATGGATACATAAATGGTACTAGAGAAACATCTGCTAACACAGATGGAGATTTGCACAAAAAGCTGCTGGTTGTTTTGAGTAACATTGGGTATTGTAAAGCTGAACTTTCAGAAGAACTGTACACCAAATATAGACACATTTGGTCTCCAGTCAG GAATAATGATGAGCGAAGTTCTGACATGCGAGATCTGATGACATCTTTCTCTGCACTTGAAGAGAAAGTCCTGGACCAATATACTTTTGCAAAG TCAAACTTGATCAGAAGTGCTGCACAAAGTTATCTTTTGGATTCTGGGATTTATTGGGGAGCAGCACCGATGGTAAAG GGCATTCGAGATGCAACTCTTGACTTACTGCACATCCTTGTAGCAGTACATGCAGAG GTATACTCTGGTGCTCGGCCTTTGTTGGAGAAGACAATGAAAATTTTGGTTGAGGGTTTGGTCGACATCTTTCTTAGTGTTTTTCATGAGAATAAGACCAAAGATATTAGATTGTTAGATGCAAATGGTTTTTGTCAACTCATGCTTGAG CTTGAGTATTTTGAGAGTGTACTACAAACATACTTCTCACCCGAGGCGCAACAGGCTATGAAATCCTTACAAGAGAATTTGTTGGAAAAGGCCTGTGAAAGTGTTGCGGAAGCCATGGAAAATCCTGGACACCAACGTCGACCAACCCGTGGCAGTGAAGATGCAGCATCAGATGATAGACAACCATCAGTATCACCTGATGATTTGCTT GTGCTTGCTCAACAGTACAGTAGTGATCTGCTGCAAGGGGAGTTGGAGAGGACTCGATTGAACATAGCCTGCTTCATGGAGTCAACCCTTCAATCAACAGCTGCGCCAGCAGGCTCAAAGCCTGCTGCATATTCTTCTTACCAAGCACAAGTACCACAGCACGCCCCTGTTCAAACATCCTCGCCTAGTTTTAGACGGCAGCAGACTGGTACAAGTTCTCCTGTGGTCTCCAGGCGGCGCCGGTGA
- the LOC136494964 gene encoding fibrillin protein 5 homolog isoform X2 produces MRTTAPPSAPAPGPGIGEGRASRAEQLASGASGGCLRDCWRRQGGAVRSAGRRQPRDIRDDVRQTVGDPWPGGAARVQEPHAGAHRQAAGQDGCWKLIYSTISILGKKRTKLGLRDFISLDDFLQIIDVKKEKAVNVIEFSARALKIFSGKLTIEASYTVASQTRVDIKLQSSTITPEQLMNIFQKNYDMLLDIFNPEGWLEITYVDESVRIGRDDKENIFVLERADPSEV; encoded by the exons ATGCGCACTACTGCTCCCCCCTCGGCACCGGCGCCGGGCCCGGGGATCGGTGAGGGCCGTGCCTCCCGAGCAGAGCAGCTTGCCTCAGGCGCCAGCGGCGGCTGTCTACGGGACTGCTGGCGACGTCAAGGCGGCGCTGTACGGAGCGCTGGACGGCGCCAACCGAGGGATATTCGGGATGACGTCCGCCAAACGGTCGGAGATCCATGGCCTGGTGGAGCTGCTCGAGTCCAGGAACCCCACGCCGGAGCCCACCGCCAAGCTGCAGGACAAG ATGGATGCTGGAAGCTCATCTACAGTACGATCTCAATACTGGGGAAGAAGAGAACCAAGCTAGGACTGCGAGATTTCATCAGCCTGGATGACTTCCTCCAGATAATCGACGTCAAAAAA GAAAAGGCGGTAAATGTGATAGAGTTCAGCGCGAGAGCATTGAAGATATTTTCGGGGAAGCTCACCATCGAAGCTTCGTACACTGTTGCTAGCCAAACA AGAGTGGATATCAAGCTTCAGAGTTCAACTATCACCCCTGAGCAG CTGATGAACATATTTCAGAAGAACTACGACATGCTCCTGGACATATTCAATCCAGAGGGCTGGCTGGAGATAAC ATATGTTGATGAATCTGTACGGATTGGAAGAGATGACAAAGAAAACATATTTGTGCTCGAGAGAGCAGACCCATCAGAAGTTTAA